The genome window TTTTACCTTTCTCGTTAGGAGAATAAGAATAGATAATTGTGCCTATAATAGTTGTGATATTAGAGGCCTGACCAGGAAATAGATTATATGTGATGTAAAGCTGATTATAATACTATATGAAGGGATTTATACCATCAAATGTGTTTGTCATGCATATTTTTGGAAGATCGATTTCAGTTCATGTTTGGTAATGCCTTGATGGACAACATCTTTTTTATCATTTGTCATAGGCTCATAGGTGAGCTAGGGGATTGCAgaacaaattttaatatgatatttataaagGTGTTCAAGTCGAAACGGGAATAAAAAATAATCTGGGGAgatttagcaaaataaaaataaaaatcttaggAGTGTGAAAGAAGTTGAAGGTAGCAAAGCAGGGAAAACTTTTAGGACTAGATCACTGTATTGTGCATGCTTGTATTATCTCTCTAGTCTGTGTATAGTAGGCACTTCACAGTATTCATGAGATAGAAGAGCAGTCTGATAGAAACGTCTGCAGTTAGAAATCTTGCATGGCCCTGTAATTTATTCTGGAATTGGATGCTTTCACACCCATAGACCATAAACATCTATTAACTCTCATGTCATATATGGATTTTTATGTGTAGATATTAATATTACTTTTATCTTTTGCATGCCTAGATTCGTGAAGCAGACATATCTCGATTGTCATTTGCAGTTGAGCTTGCTGAAGAGTTCTACGGAAGGTGTGCACTTCAATAATGAAAGATGTCAATTAATTCTGCATGATCTGGCATTTAATAAATCTTCATCTTTATTAATTCGTTTTCTTTTGCTCAACACTGACTCGTTTGTTTGATATTCTTTTGCCACAGGGTGAAGGTAATCTCAAGCCACACTAATAAATATGCTGTTCAATGTATCAATCACATGTTTCTGTGGATATTCATTGTTTAACCGAGTTTGTTTCAGGGGCAAGATGTTGCCTTCGAACCAGCTAAGCTCCTATGGCTTATACAACGTGACTTCTTGCGtatgtttgatttgatttgatttgatttgatttagatGGGCCGTGTAGTTCCCTCTCTGGTAATTGCTTATGTTTTTGTCATTTACGAGCTTGATTGACATTTACAGAAGGAAAGTCGGTGAAAGAAATGGTGGATCAAGCTCTTCAACATGTTCCTAATTCTGACGGTCAGTTTTCCATTAATGTCTGGTTTAACGGTGATATTTGTACCTTCCACAAGtatgtgtcaaaaaaatttGGATTAAAGGTGCTGATTTTTATTGCAGGTGACAAATACATTGATCAGGTATGCTCTTTCGGTCTTTCCTAAATCTTAGAGAgtaaaatcacatacaaattgAAATTCACCTTGCGTGGTTTCTGATATTCATTCAGATTAATCACATCCGCGATTCCTTAGCTATTATGGGTGACAATAGCACAGCCTTTAGCTTACCTCAGgtattattttttgttacatTTATACTCTTGCACTTGCTAGTAGGTTGAAGACACTGTATACCTTTAGCTCTCATTTTATGTTTTGTTGAAATAAGACTCTGTTAGCAATTCTTCATTGTTATTGTGACTTTCATGAGAACAACTACACATGTGGTGTGAGTATCAATGCCCTTGACAAATTAATCAGCATCTCTGGTAGTAATTTCATGTGTGATAAGCTGCAATTTTTTCTTGTGCACTTGCTTCATCGAAGTTGTCTTTCCAAACAGCCTCATCTTCAGCGGACAAAGCTTTGCGAGTTAAAGGATGGCGATCTTGATCCAGTTTATGTTAAGAAGCGAGATCaattaaaacaacttgttgtatcTGTCATTCGTCCAAAAGTTGTGCAAGGCAAATTTTTAAATGGGAAGGAGTTTGTATCTTTTCTAGAGCAGGTACGTTGTTCTACCCAACCTATTCTTTTTGTACTGTAAAAATGTTATGAATTAACTAGGTTCATATTTCATAAGCTATCAAGAACCAGAATGCGAGCTTAGTAGTTTTGAAGTGGAAATCAACCACTAATTACTGTGGCTTCCTTGCTAATGTGGTTGCATCACATTTAGGACCCCCATATAGGCTAAAATAACTGTGTAATAGTGTGAAATCGAAAGTGATTCTTGTGAGTGCTATAAAAGCTTTAGATAGGATGTATTTCATGAATGTTCCACACTTTCTTTTTGTTGTTAATAACCGAGTGTAACTTCTCATTGCATATCCTTTAAGGTACATCTGGTACATCACGCTGTGCAAATCTTTATATTAATCCTAAATATCAAACTCAACTATTGCTAGATAGGTGAATAAGATAGTGGTGTTGCAGAAGAGGGCTGTGATATTATTGTCTCGCTTTACATATCTTTTTCTGTGCATTCTCTGttgattagaaaatatttacatTGCAGATCCTTGAAGCCTTGAATAAGGGAGAGATCCCTACAACAGGTTCTCTAGTAGAGGTTTTTAACAAGGGTATTCTGGAGCGATGTCTGAAATTGTACAATGATAGGATGCAAAAAGTGGTTTTACCCGTCTCTGAGGAGTCTTTGCAAGCAGCTCATGAAGCTTCAAGAGAAGTATCATTAAAGTCTTTTGATGAGCAACATTTTGGTCGTCACCATGCAAAAAAGTCAGTTGAAAAATTGGATGAAGAAATTGATAAGGTATGTATATCTCCAACCTAGTACTGGACATTGGGAGTGGATAAACCtctacttaaaaaaaattctctgcAGGTGCATAAGAATGTCATTATGGCAAATGAATACCATTCTGCAAAGTTATGTGAAGGATTATATACTAGGTGCGAGGACAAAATGGACCAACTTCAAGTCCTTAGACTTCCATCCATGGCAAAATTTAATGCAGGTTTCCTCCAGTGCAACAGAAGTTTCGAAAAGGAATGTGTTGGCCCATCAAAAACCAGCTATGAGAATAGAATGATGAAGGTGTTTTGTcagtatttattttgaatttttgatcatTGTTTCAGGAATCACTTTCCTCTTCAGTATTCTTGtgtattataacaataataataataaaaaaaaattcttgcaCTTCATAATAATGATAATGTAAGAGCTTAATTGTTACAAAAACCTGTGTAAGTAAAATGTTACTCGTATTGGTAATTTATGCACTTGCTATATGGTTTTGCAGATGTTAGGGAAATCAAAGTCCCTGTTTATTAAAGAATATAATCATCGCCTCTATAATTGGTTGGTGGGCTTTTCTCTTGTCATGGTGGTGGTGGGAAGGTTTATTATCAAGTTCTTTCTGATTGAGATGGGAGCGTGGATAATGTTTATATTCTTAGAGACATACACGAGGATGTTTTGGTCAGCGGAGTCTCTTTATTACAACCCAGTTTGGCATTTTGTAGTAGCGACCTGGGAAACACTTGTTTACAGCCCTGTTCTTGATTTGGACAGGTAATAATAACTTCATCGCTTTACTTATGGTACATCATTTGTATTCCTAAAGGTAGTTTTAGGTGGAAATCAAGATATTTTACCTGGGGTTTAACGAATTTCTTGCTGAGCACATACATTGCCTATGCATTATTTTCAACTATATATCACTATTATTGGAGAATCGTCATGTTCATGATGCAAGCTTTATGGAATTCTTTTCACGTTGTTTCTCTTCTTTGACCAGAAGATACTCATTGGTCTTTGTCACATTGAGATGAACTAGCCTAGAAGCTCttgttttatatgtatatataaatttcataacATATGCTAGAATCTTACAGTTACAGTTTGCTTTTAATTGTTGACACAGATGGGCCATTCCTCTTGGTATAATAGTATTTGTCTTGGTAATTTATTGGCGGTGTTATGGAAGGAGAAAACATGGTTCCCAGTGGCTTTTGCCGATGTACAACAACAATCCAAAAGATCGACGAAGATCAGAATAAATTGATCACATTGTTGTGTTATCGCGGTGAAGTCTACCACTTTTATACAAAGCAGGACGGATCACGGTTGATGATACTTCGTTGGTTCATATTTACGCACCCCTGTAACTGTAGCACATAGCAAATTTTACTACTACAACCTTAAATGGTGTTCGATGTATACTAGTGGACAGTTAACTTTTATTCTTCCTCGAGGAGCTGGGAATCTGCAACTTAATAGCTAGCTAGGAACAcaaattttttagttaaatttcGTAAAAATGTTCTATTTTACTTGTTGGTTACTTGGGATAAATTTTTGGAGGTGGTCTGAAGGTCTGgttattatttgaatttttacataatttgtTGCTCCAGTATATATTTTAGGGACTTTTTTGCAGTTTTGGTTGGTGCATATTATTTATTCTTTCTCGGCTTTTGTATAACATGCAAATGTGGGTTATAATTCCCACTTCCCAGAGCATTATGTTATTTATCAATTATAActtcataaatttatattccaATCAACATTTTTGTAAAGACAGTATATTTCGATTCAACTAGGATTAATAATTATTCGATCAGATCCATATTCAAATtaacttatataaatttattcggATTCAACATAAGTATGAATATAATTTGACATAAGTATGAATATAATTTGTTCAGATTCAACACAAGTTCAAATATCAATCTTTGTGTATTCTCGGATACTAAAAACTCATTTTTGTAGATTTGTATTCATAAAacataattatgaaattataaatatctGAATATTTGTTTAcgctatattaaattatttgtggAGAATTTATATtgatgtaaaatattatttgcatgATGTAAATTTTATATAGTTAACGAATTCGATTCGagtatttttatcaaattagtCGAATTATtctacataaataattaaatatgattagGTATCAAAATGATAAGAGGATATTCGTTCGAACTGTAAAAtcgaatttgaattttttcaaTTTCAGCAAACCAATTAAATCTCTATATCTGGTTCAAACTTGAAGTCATTTATCTCATCGGACACCACACCTcactcaaaaatcaaaatacatgACCAATTAATAAAATCTCAGCACAAAATCGAATTAACTAATCTAACAGACTTTGTTTCACAAACACAAAAAAACtaagggaaatctacaaaactacctatcttttcttttattgttttcaaaaatactaccttccagaattatttttaaaaataccttttcataatttttttttccaaaaatactgtttgcaacttttgcaacctcatttgcaactacaggcggcgccagccgtgttgcagcctcagttatatatatatatatatatatatatatcgattccgaaaatgaggtcgaaaatgacatttgaaaactggaacttgaaatcaggatttgtaattgcatatatggttgcatatggttgtattcagttgcatatggttgcattcagttgattctattgtaatctaatggccccgccagggacacaccatacatctgttgttacttacagttttcagttgcatttagttgcaactgaggttgcaaaagttgcaactgcagttgcaacctcatttgcaactatatatagttttcagttgcatttagttgcaacttcatttgcaacctcatttgcaacttttgcaacctcatttgcaacttacagttttcagttgaactagttgcaattgcagttgcaacagttgcgaCAGCTGCAAcattccatttttatttgcaacttttgcaacctcatttgcaacttttgcaacctcatttgcaacttttacggctgcgccgcccaaggttgcaaaagttgcaaatcatattttgaaatttttttttatgaaaaggtatttttaaaaacaatgaaaaagatggttgtatttttaaaaaactaattttacagatgggtatttttaaaaagatcccaaaAACTAATCTGATAGACTATCCTCGACCCGGAATATATTTATCGAAAACCATGATACCAAAACAAAACCCCTCCATATTTTAACATTTCCgttccaaaaatttcaaaaccccATTCTCAAGCCCTAATTCCCCCCACCCAAATGGACCCACACTTACCGGCGCCGGTGCGTTCACTCCCCTCCCACACGCCGTCGCCCTCCCACTCTGCCTCCGCCTCCGCCACCTCCTCCCTCCACAAACGCAAGCGCGCGTCCCCTCACGCGCCGCCCTTCACCTCCCCCTCCAACGACGACCTCGAGAGCATCAGCGGCCGCACCTCCTCCTCCGACGAACAAGTCGTCGACGAAGACGAGGACGACTACGACGCCGCCATCCGCACCTTCACTTCCTCGAGGCTGGAGAAACCTGGAAATGCGAAGAACAAGACGGAGAATCTCGCGAAAGTCGAGGCGAAGGAGAGCGGCGCGGGGTTGGTGGTGAAGGAGGATAGCGTGAAGAGTATTTTTACGGAGAATATTCAGACGAGTGGCGCGTATAGCGCCAGAGAAGAGAATTTGAAGCGTGAGGTAGTTTTCgagtttttgttgtttttcgATATGTATGTGTACCATTTAGCTGAGAATAGTTAGAATGTATATGTTTACGGAGAATGTACAGAATAGTGGTGGAGTGTGACTGTGTGAGAAGAGAATTTGAAGTTAGAATGTATATGTTTACGGAGAATGTACAGAGTA of Daucus carota subsp. sativus chromosome 3, DH1 v3.0, whole genome shotgun sequence contains these proteins:
- the LOC108215164 gene encoding LOW QUALITY PROTEIN: uncharacterized protein LOC108215164 (The sequence of the model RefSeq protein was modified relative to this genomic sequence to represent the inferred CDS: deleted 2 bases in 1 codon); protein product: MKDLSWVIVFLGLLCVFPSGFSLIDDFGQAFPIVEPDPGHTKLRLARDGLEAIKRITTPIAAVAVIGPYRSGKSFLLNQLLSLSCNEGFGVGHMRDTKTKGIWVWGTPVVVDIDGVKTSVFYLDTEGFESIGKSNVYDDRIFALATVLSSVLIYNLPETIREADISRLSFAVELAEEFYGRCALQLINMLFNVSITCFCGYSLFNRVFQGQDVAFEPAKLLWLIQRDFLQGKSVKEMVDQALQHVPNSDGDKYIDQINHIRDSLAIMGDNSTAFSLPQPHLQRTKLCELKDGDLDPVYVKKRDQLKQLVVSVIRPKVVQGKFLNGKEFVSFLEQILEALNKGEIPTTGSLVEVFNKGILERCLKLYNDRMQKVVLPVSEESLQAAHEASREVSLKSFDEQHFGRHHAKKSVEKLDEEIDKVHKNVIMANEYHSAKLCEGLYTRCEDKMDQLQVLRLPSMAKFNAGFLQCNRSFEKECVGPSKTSYENRMMKMLGKSKSLFIKEYNHRLYNWLVGFSLVMVVVGRFIIKFFLIEMGAWIMFIFLETYTRMFWSAESLYYNPVWHFVVATWETLVYSPVLDLDRWAIPLGIIVFVLVIYWRCYGRRKHGSQWLLPMYNNNPKDRRRSE